The DNA region GAAATGCTGTTTATCCTGAACTCGGGTTTCAAGTTGTAAAATGTGTGTTGGTGTAGGACTAATCACATGCACACAATGTTTGTTCGACTCTCGATGGGGGGTGGTGGTAAATTAATCGAACTCAGCGCTGGCCGGTCGCGATTAATTCAGCTACGTTTCCGATCATAACTCGTGGCACTCGCGCTTTCCCCAGTGGCCGTGGCTGTTTCCGGCGCGCTGGGGGCTCGTGTACGAGTACATGTTGTAGCCGGGGATGATGTGCACCCGGACGTCGGCCGTCGGTCGGTTGCCGTCGGTTCGCTGCCTCCGCGAGACGGCCACCGTCGTCTTGCAGCAGCAGTAGTTGAACAGGCTGATGTACGCGCTGCGGAAGTGTCGATTGGTCAGACAGTAGATCACATTGTGGAAGCAGGACTTGGACAGCCCGATCCAGGCCGTGTTGTAAAACACCCGGTTGGGGACGCTCTTGGTCGTTCCGTACGCCAGGATGATGCAGAACGGCAACCAAAACAGCACGAAGATCAGGAAGCTGTAAAAGTTGGTCCGCACCAGCGACAGGTCCCACGTGTACGCCAGGTTTGGCTTAAAGTTGGGCAGGCTCATGTTTCGCTTGACGTCCACGATGATCCGGATGTGGGTGAGGAAGGTCAGCAGCAGTGGCATCAGCACCACCAGTCCCACCCAGCCGGCTTCCGACGGGACGATGTGGTTCGACTTCCGGTCGCAGTAATCGAAGCTAATGTCGTACACGAACTGCATTCCCGAGGCGAGACAGGACACGAACCAGATCAGCAGCAGAATCACGGTCACGTTCGTCCGGTTGAACCAGCTGGGCTCGTTCTGGGCCGTACACAGCCGGAAGTAGTTCTCGATGGACATGATCTGGAATGGTTGGCGAGTGTTGATTAGTGGGAGGGTTAATCGAAAGAAGCTAAATTTGAGACCACACAGCtatgacttttttttctgatgcTCACACCGAAAGTGATGACTTTACATTTATGGTTTAGCACATCGACTGATTGTACATTATGCTTGACTAGTATGATTCAGTAGACACCTAAACGTTGAATATGATATGTTTCAGTACATCAAGACATAAGCGTAACTAGCAATTCATGACATGAACACATAGGAAAAATAAATCTCTTtaaccaaaattttattttcaatcaatAAGAATATCATCAATTCGAAAAAATTTGCTTTTTGACACAAGTGCTGAACTTTCCAGCACACAAATAAGTCTTATAAAAAACAGCACATATGCACGCTCATTTTTGGTTAGGAAAGGAGACTATTTTGgcgatttgaaaacattttttgagaacaaatatccattttcaaataaatcgctaaaaaaatattttgacaaattcaCTTAAGATGGGACAAACAAACTTGCACACGATAAATATAACGATAGCCAGCAATCAGTCgagtttagatattaatttagAATGAACAGAAGTTGTCTATCCGGAtggcataaactttgaaaatatttgcaatgaccatacttaaaaaaaaatcaaatttcatcgGCCGTTGCTACTTTTTTAAAAGCTTAATTTCCTTAACACAACAATATTtaaacttaaggggttacatacatgtagaaaatcacaaaattttatattacagattattttataaattcactcaaaacatgatttttaatcactcctgaaagtttcatgaagatattaaatgattaaactgagtaagagacgatttaagttcaaaattttgccatgcgcaaagcgggctgtcaaactttgttggcgtttttctctaaaccccgagttgatttacgggtgccactagagcgtccaatttcccgtcccgggaaaaaatttcccgggaattcccgggatttcccgaaaaaaaatatttcccgtttcccgggaaatttgtaaatttcccgggaattcccgaaattcaagcggaatgttctgaacttttttttttgaaaatgctctgaaaaaataataaatgattttgttcaattaaatgtattgtttggatTATATATAActtatcagattatcagaaattatgccTTTAaggcaactgggaatagatcttgtttaatgagtattaaattattacaatttggTAAGCTTTCAACAGATTGATgtaatttaatcaaaacaatattaactccttacctccaaattaaaattgagatttttatacgtttttgtttaccatgatcaaatgagatgaaaatcgaatttgtgcaaaaagaattaattcaattggttgaatacctagttctaaagaaattacaatttgaagttaaaGAATTATGAAGCACTgatgcaactacaggtgttagagggttaaatgtgaaaaatcgaagactttttgtggattGATGTTAGTTTATCGTGTAATTTAAATTATGCAACatgataatacaaaaaaaaatattgataaattacCTTCTATTGCttgttcttaaaaaaattcaagaatatattcaaagcttgctcaaatatttgaaaacattgggttgtttggagtaaaaccaacactaaaaagctttaccatttgttcaagagctggaaccagtatttgtcatgaaaaacataatttctgcttgtttttttctaatttcaataaactggtcacagaggcatgtttaaaatttctcatcaaaaataccaaaatacattttcatgtatttgaacgattttttacatgcagtcaagctgttaattgatcttcacacttatttaaaccattaatgttgatttcctatacaattttgttgcttaatatttattaaaaccaagaccataacaattttcaataaacttaaaatttcccgggaattcccgggatttcccgggaaatttgctgaaaatttcccgtttcccgggaaatttataaccccgggaaattggacgctctacacgatatctcgagatgggatggaccaaattggctgaaatttcaggtgaagactctcaagatgtatcccgtgtgcatgacgaagcccaatttttaaaattagctttttaaaaaaatacaaaaatcaaaaacaaacggtttttaatatgaaaaacacaaaaatataacacaaactttttgaaaatcgggctttgtcatgcacacggaatcggtttaacgagtattcaccaaaattttgagccgatttggtcaagactgtgttgagatatcgtggcacccgttttttgaaactgctaacttaaaattgctatatctcggcaacgatgcaatcaaatatcttcaaatttgttttgaaagtaggtgaaaatgtatattttaatgccatgaaaaaagaatttaaaaaaagttgaagtgtgtgctcataataacctctgacttttttgccaatatacatgtatgtaatccTTTAATCAatgagtaggggagagtggggagacttgatccctttttttgtatcgcacataactctgtcaatttctcacaaaactatgaactttttgcatgaattgaaagcttaagggcatttcatcagaaaaactcttcgaatcatgccaagcgttttaaaaaaatattttaaaccggcattttcaaaatgttgggggtaatttgatccccctttcaacattttgaagaaatcttaagcaaaatgatttttattcatccaaactttttattttctataaatTACAGCAATTGCACATTAAacatgtacgtttgtgttcaaaatataacaagtttagcaagcaaaatatttaaaaacttaaaattttcttttttaggcaAAATTGGGCATGTTTACAattgctggaaatttttgttttcaaaagaaaactttttagaaaaatgtgtgtaactcaatctaaacattttttaattttttttcctttgttttctacaatgagttttactcaatttagcacaactttctagaactaagctaattgttttacccacatgctgacgagatacaggcttggtatcaagtgtccccggggatcaaatctccccactctcccctaatgataaaatttattgagaTGAAAATTGGATTCAAAtctcctttacaaaaaaaaaaaaaaaacactttttgcgttgttgtgcaccttattcaaattaaaaaaaaaaaaatgattttaaacacacacaaaattaaaaaaatcttattttaaaaatatttgcagcggttTTTATCCTCAGTTTAATTTAtaagtaaaatgtaaaataagatttattaaaataaaactttatctCCGAATagttgttctgaaaaaaaacacttgtttttgcctatttatttatttaaaaatctattttcatcAAGTTCATTAATGATGAAAAGcttcaatttgaagtaaacacagtataaactgttttaaatttaaatttagtctttttgtgtatttttaaccaacaatccaagttttttcatatatttcatatttttacgaaattggtaattttgttttcttgcgcCAGATTCCAGTTTAATGATTATTTGAGTTTATCGATTTAGAATTgattattattaaaattaaattccgacataaagaaatttgaaactaaaaaactttttttaaatacagagtaaaaatccaaataatactttgtaaaagaaacattttattgcaaaagtaattaaaaagtacaaaatgtttctaataatatttgtgtgatattattaaaaaattgatctaaatcttatttttttatttttttcaatttagatactcattttattcattgaaaatttcatgCACAGCCTAAAGAGGCCAATCatagaattattttgaaaagccgttgcgggccggatgaaatggcttcacgagCCTGATCCGGCCTGCGGGACGGTCGTTGGGCAAGCCTGCTCTAAAGACATACCCCGTGTGCATggcgaagcccgattttgaaattttgctttttgaaaaaaatacaaaaatcaaaaactaacgatttttttaatgaaaaacataaaaatatttttatcttttttaaaaataaactttttgaaaatcggccatcGTCATGAAAACGGAACttgtttaacgagtcttcaccaaaattttgagccgatttgctcaaaacagtgttgagatatcgtggaacccgtttttttttcaaactgcaaacatcaaatagctatatctcggcgaAGACACAaccaaatgtgttcaaatttatttcattgatagatgaaaatgtatattttattgtctgaaaacagatttgaaaaaaagtttttgcgtgtGCTCAAATCAACCTTTGAAGCatatgccgatttacatgtatgtaatccCTTAAATGGGATTCAACCCGTTACATCGgtgcattttttttgcagttttgagCACCTtaacaatttttgcatttt from Culex quinquefasciatus strain JHB chromosome 3, VPISU_Cqui_1.0_pri_paternal, whole genome shotgun sequence includes:
- the LOC6044903 gene encoding melatonin receptor type 1B-A — protein: MASASLTRTLAVVSILGLVAAGSTDGLATSATNYGVDEVGGENGTDLLLRPSLSLPITPLALMSKHGGGTSGGGSKHQEDVSPVTLSTEWPRLARLLLLASLSVIGSVGNVFMISSVMIEDHLKKAGNAFIVNIALADLLITSVVMPASTIVLLAGIDNSDTEVCKFQWFLAACSFLVSILTLAIMSIENYFRLCTAQNEPSWFNRTNVTVILLLIWFVSCLASGMQFVYDISFDYCDRKSNHIVPSEAGWVGLVVLMPLLLTFLTHIRIIVDVKRNMSLPNFKPNLAYTWDLSLVRTNFYSFLIFVLFWLPFCIILAYGTTKSVPNRVFYNTAWIGLSKSCFHNVIYCLTNRHFRSAYISLFNYCCCKTTVAVSRRQRTDGNRPTADVRVHIIPGYNMYSYTSPQRAGNSHGHWGKRECHEL